Proteins co-encoded in one Marmota flaviventris isolate mMarFla1 chromosome 9, mMarFla1.hap1, whole genome shotgun sequence genomic window:
- the LOC114081171 gene encoding olfactory receptor 9G19-like, translating into MDEKNFTGVKEFILLGFTADPGVQQVLFFIFLIIYIFSLLGNMTLISLICADSQLHTPMYFFIGNLSFLDLWYSSVYAPKILVTCISEDKSISFAGCLAQFFFSAGLAYSECYLLAAMAYDRYVAISNPLLYSQAMSPRLCASLVAASYLGGFVNSTIITSETFTLSFCGDNVIDDFFCDLPPLVKLACDVKESYQAVLYFILASNVITPTVLILASYLFIIAAVLKIRSTQGRLKAFSTCGSHLTAVTLYYGSILFIYSRPSTSYALERDKVVSVFYTVVIPMLNPLIYSLRNKDVKNALRKMLNRAKIS; encoded by the coding sequence ATGGATGAAAAGAATTTCACTGGAGTGAAGGAGTTCATCCTTCTCGGATTCACAGCAGATCCAGGGGTACAACAGGTGCTCTTTTTCATCTTCCTCATCATTTATATCTTCAGCCTCTTAGGAAATATGACCTTGATTTCTCTAATCTGTGCTGATTCTCAGCTCCACACACCCATGTATTTCTTCATTGGAAACCTGTCATTCCTGGATCTCTGGTATTCATCTGTCTATGCCCCCAAGATCCTAGTGACCTGCATCTCTGAAGACAAAAGCATCTCCTTTGCTGGCTGCCTGGCTCAGTTCTTCTTCTCTGCTGGACTGGCCTACAGTGAATGTTACCTTTTGGCTGCCATGGcttatgaccgctatgtggccatctccAACCCCTTACTGTATTCCCAGGCTATGTCCCCAAGGTTATGTGCCAGTCTGGTTGCAGCTTCCTACCTTGGTGGCTTTGTCAATTCCACTATCATCACCAGTGAGACATTTACTCTGAGCTTCTGTGGTGACAATGTCATTGATGATTTCTTCTGTGATCTGCCCCCACTAGTAAAGCTGGCCTGTGATGTGAAGGAGAGCTATCAGGCTGTGCTGTACTTTATACTTGCCTCCAACGTCATCACCCCCACTGTTCTTATTCTCGCCTCCTACCTCTTCATCATTGCAGCCGTCTTGAAAATCCGCTCCACCCAGGGCCGCCtcaaggccttctccacctgtgggtctcacctgaCGGCCGTCACTCTCTACTATGGTTCCATTCTCTTTATTTACTCCCGACCTAGTACTAGCTATGCCCTGGAACGGGATAAAGTGGTGTCAGTGTTCTACACTGTGGTGATTCCAATGCTGAACCCTTTGATCTATAGCTTAAGAAATAAAGATGTCAAAAATGCTCTGAGGAAAATGTTAAATCgagcaaagatttcttaa